A stretch of DNA from Pseudobacteriovorax antillogorgiicola:
ATTATTCTGTCGATGAGGGAGTACTACCGTTCGTTCATGAATTGGTGGGGGTTCAAGGCGACCCGGCAAACAAAGATTTCGGGCGTGTGGTGACACGGGTGGATCTCAGCCATCAACCAAGCTCTTCGGGGCCCTTTGTAGGGCCATCTGGAGTCGTTCGTGGGGGAGAGTATCTTTGGCTCAGTGCGGTATCGTCAAACCAAGTGATCGCCTTGGACCATAGCTCCCGAGAAGAAGTCCTACGGGTTAATGTGGGTAAGGGGCCGAGGAGAATCATCAACTTGGGAGGTGGTGTCTTAGCTGTGCACTGCTACCAAAGCCTTGAACTATGGTTGCTTTCGACCAAAGGGCAGGTTTTGCAAATAATCAGCTTAGCGGAAGACTCCCGCTCCCCACTGATTGCTCAGGGAGAGCAGATCTTTTATCAGCCGGGCAATCTCTATGCGAGCAATCACTCTTGTGATAGCTGCCATCTAGAAGGGCAAAACGAAGGTATGATCTGGAGGTTTGGGTCGGCACTATGGTCCAATGTCAGACCCTTGCAGCTCTTGGCGGCGACGCCTCCTCATCATTGGTACTCCTATGTTGCTAATTCGTCGGTGGATGCTATTGCAGCTCCTGCTTCCATTGTCGCCCAGCCCTTGAGCGCCAATGAAGCAAAGGCTATGACAGCTTTTATGGACTCCCTCATAGGGGCTCCCCGAGCTAATGGTGCGACGAATCGAGATGGGAGCTTCACCTTGGAAGCTGAAAAAGGCAAAGTGCTCTTTGAAGGCGAAGCCCAATGTGTTGCTTGTCACAGTGGACCTGTTTTTACGAATCAGACAGCGATTCCGTTGCCATCGGGAAAGTCCCTTGATGTCCCTAGTCTACTTGGTGCGTACCGCCATGGGATATACTTTGAAGATGGTCGAGCAACTACATTGAAACAGGCCGTGAATGAATTTATCGATCGCTCAGAATCGTGGGGCCGTGGTCCGTTTTCAGATCAGGAACGTCAGCAGATTCTAGCGTTCGTCAGTCAGCTTACAGCTAAAGGCAGTGCTCCTGGTGGCATGTTTCCCGAAATCTATGAGAACTCATCGGTGTATCCCAATGTCCAGCCTTGGGTCGAGTTTTTCGATCCGATCGATCAACACCAATTGCGACTCAATAAGCAAGCGGTTGCTGATTATATTACATTGCTTGATAGTTCTGGCCAGGCTGTGGATGTGGAGGTATCCGTTGAAGGCTTGCGAATTGTCGCCAGTCCCAAAGCTGGTCTTCAGCTGGGAGAACGATATCAGTTTAAGGTTCTTCAAGGCCTACCGTTTATCACCGGTGGTCAACTCACCGCTGATCGTATCAAATCATTTGTAGTTGCAACTAACCCCCAATATGAGCTTCCTAAAAATCTCTATATGGAGGTAAGTCTTACCCTAGGATCTGAAGTACAAATTGAGTATTTGGAGCTGCAAGGCATCAGGCTTGCCAATGGAGGTTTGGGCTTTACGATGGTTCCTTTGACAACGCTCACCGATCAACGGGAAAATTTGTGGTTGCGCTTGGATGGTCATGAGCTAACCATAAGTCCCTTCGCATTCCCCTTCGCAGCCAATTCTAAAAAGTGGGGACCTCGGCCAGCTGTAGGTAATGCTCAAGGAGTGCGGGCTCGCCTTGTTCACGAAGATGCCGGAGTTTTTGCCGAAGGGAGCTTCGCTATTACAGCCCCCGGTCGCAGTATCGCAGCTAGTTTTAGGATCCTCATGGAGCGGCCCGCGGTATTTTAATCCTGTTCGTCAGTGGATGGAGGTGCATCCACATTAGAGAGAAAGTCTAAGTTCTCGTAGGCAATCTCAATGGGAATGCTACCAACCCCTTTGTTAAGGATGATACCAAAGGCGAATCGCCCTTCATCGGGTACGGTAAGCTCCAAGGCAAAAGGCTGAATCCAGTTGGTGCACTGTTCCTCGTCACCGATGGCGAGGGGCTCCTGATTCGGCGTGTCCATAGAAACCAAGCCGACTCGAGCACAGCCAGAAAAAATCGCGAATGATGCCTGAGCCATAATTGTTTTTCCTCGGTATGCTTCTGGTATCTCCATACCTAAAAATCCAGCATCTTGTGACGAACGAAAGTAATTGGCTACAGGGAGTACACCATTCAAATAGGTAAAAGCGTTTTGATCAAAGGTTTTGATGGCACCATAGAGATAGTCAAGTGCGCGAATATCAGATGGCGAAAGGGATGTGATATCACGATCAGCACAATAATTCATGATCGAGTCGGGGTCGTATTCGTCGATGTAGCGGATGGAGCTTGACTCATCTTTGACTCGCGTATGGCGAATGCCTCCTGTTTGGCAAACATCGCTGCGATCTGCTCGCTCGTGCTCGTGGTAAAGACCTGCAGCATGACCGAACTCGTGGACAGCGGTGCTTAATGTTGCTGTTTTCCCCCAAGGTTTATCGTAGTGATTGATACCAATCCGCATAGTACAGTCTTCGCAATCATCTAATTGGTTGCCTCGCGTCGCACCCACAAGGCTGACCCCTCCACCTATAGAAAACGAGTCGTCGCGGTCGAGATAGATACGAACTGTGTTGTCGCGGGTTTCTGCCGTTAATTCAGAGCATTCACCCCAGGAGACAAATCTTACTTGGCTGGTTTTTTCATATTCAGTTCGAACTTTCGTCTCTAAATCCTCTAGCAGAGTATCATAGCCAGAGGCTTGCTCTGGATTGATGAAGCATACAGGGATACGACTTGGGTCTTGCCACTTAAAATTTAGGGCAACAACACCATCCAAGGCAGAAGGTTCGGACCGATGACAAGCCAATCCCAGAAGGGTAAAAGCTCCACAAAGAAGGGAAGATCGTTTCATTTTTAACTCCAATGGTATCAATATTTGCTAACAGCTCAGGATAGTAGGCTCAGGGCCGTGGCTAAACTAGCAAGAACAGACTTTGAAGTTAGAATGATATGAAAGATTTACTACAACTTCTTGGCAAGGTGAAGATTCTTTTTTAATTTTGACTAGTTATGAAGGGGGTTCGGCAATTCGGGGTGTGGGCAGTCCCCGACAACCGTTTAACGATTCGCACGGGGAAGCTTAGTATTCGCGCTTACTTCGAGCCGTCGACTAAGCGCCAAGCAACAGTTTCCCCTGCAAAAAACGGTACGATTGGCCGTCCGTTGGGGAGGATGATCTCCTTGGGGATCTGCCAGGCAGACTTTTCTAAGGTAATAGTATCCGAATTGATGGGCAAGTCATAGAATTTGGGCCCGTTGATGCTAGCGAAAGCTTCCAAGTGATCGAGAATCCCAAGGTCTTCAAAAATCTGTGCATAAAGCTCAATGCCGCTCCAAGCGCTGTAACAACCCGCACATCCGCAGGCATTTTCTTTCTTAGACTTCTCATGAGGCGCAGAATCAGTACCTAAGAAAATTTTATGGGTTTTGCTGGCTACAGCCTTTCGAAGAGCTTCTTGGTGAGTGTTACGTTTTAATACGGGCAAACAGAAATTGTGAGGCCGAACCCCACCTACCAGCAGATCGTTACGGTTAAGAAGAAGATGCTGCGGGGTGATTGTGGCCGCGACGCGATCTGATGCAGCAAGTACGAACTCAGCAGCTTCTTTGGTGGTGATATGTTCTAAAACAACTTTTAAATCAGGGTTCCGGTCGACGATAGGAACGAGCTTGGATTCGATGAAAACTTTCTCTCGGTCGAAGATATCGATGTGATGATCTGTGACCTCTCCATGAACGAGCAGTGGCATCTTATTTTCAGCAAGGGCTTCGAAAACTCCTTGAAGATAGTCTAATTGACTTACTGCTGCATCAGAGTTTGTGGTCGCTCCTGCGGGGTAAAGCTTGGCTGCGGTGACTCCCAACGCCTTCGCCTCGGCGATGGTTTGTGGGGTTGTTTCATTGGTCAAAAAGATTGTCATCAATGGCTCAAAACTTTGCCCCGGGGGGATGGCTTCAGTTATGCGAGATCTATATTCCATCGCAAGGGCTCCAGTCGTCACGGGAGGCACCAGATTTGGCATGACTATGGCTCGTTTAAAGCAGCGCGCTGTGGCAGGTACGGTTTCTCCTAGCATATCCCCGTCTCGAAGGTGCAGGTGCCAGTCATCAGGGCGTTTGATCGTGATCTTAGTCATGTTTCATCCTACTGGAAAAATTTTCGTGTTCGGAGCTACCGGTGATGCTTACCAAAGCCAGGCTTTATTGTCTATGACAAGCGTTCTCTGAATCCGGAGGTCGAGCTATGGCACTATTTCATTCCCTTGGAGGCCAAAACGTGCTTAAATTTCATGCTTTGGGCATAGTTTGTCATTGCCAGGTTTTCGATCCCTGGTCTATTTTCAGAGTTTACTTAGTCTGGGCTAAATGACCAGTCATGCGGAGACATAATGTCAGATAATTTTGAGATTGGTGGCATCGCCGTTCCGATCGGCCAGCGTAAGGCGATCGACCTTCACCTGGGACGGCTTTACGATTATACCGAATTAACCTTGCCTGTGGAGGTTATACGAGGTGTGGAACCAGGGCCAACGTTTTTTATTTCGGGAGCCGTCCATGGCGACGAATTGATTGGCACCGCGATAGTGAAGAAGATCATCAATGATAAGAGGGTCAAGAAACTAAAGGGAACCTTGCTGGCCATCCCTATCGTTAACGTGTTTGGCTTCAATAACCTATCTCGTTACCTTCCAGACCGTCGTGATTTGAACCGATGCTTTCCAGGAACAAGTAAAGGCTCTCTGGGTTCGACCATAGCCAATCTTTTTACCAACGAGATTCTTAAGAAATGCCAGTACGGTATCGACTTCCACTCAGGGGCGATTCACCGCTCTAATTTGCCGCAGATTCGCATCTCCTTCGAGCGTGATTCGGACAAGGATCTAGCGGAAGCCTTCGGCGCACCGGTCGTGCTCAACTCAAAACTTAGAGATGGTTCTCTGAGAGACACGGCTTCCGACCATGGAGTTCAAACCCTACTGTTCGAAGGGGGAGAAGCCCTCCGGCTAAACGAGGGCGTGATCCGTTTTGGTGTCAATGGTGCTTTCGCGATTATGGAAAAAATTGGAATGCTGCCTCCGGGAAGCCATCGGCCGGTATCCAGATCTTATGTTGCCCATTCCAGCTACTGGGTCCGTGCACCTTCAGCTGGGATGATTCGCCTGACACGAAACTTAGGCAGTAAGGTTCGAGAAGGAACTCTTTTGGGTCAACTGACAGATGCTTTTGGCCATACAGTAAGAAAGGTCATTGCACCATCGGAAGGAGTGGTCATTGGCATCTCTAAACTGCCGCTAGTGAATAAGGGGGATGCCTTGTTCCATATTGCGACTTTCGAAGATTCGGATTTGGTGCGACGGCTTGCTTCGGAGCTTAATGATATTGGTGATGATCTTTATGTTTAAACTTATGATTTTTATCCTAGAATCGCTCTTTTAAAATGGCGATTTACTTTGTTGGCCATGAAATAAGGGTCAAGCTGTTTTGGCACTTTCAATAGTCATATCCCATTTTATGACAAGGACAGTCAAGTCATCTTCCTGAAGCTCTGTTTGATTCAATTCATTGTAGCGGGCAATAATTGCCTGGCAGTTATCCGCTGCATTCCTAGTGGTATCGATGATACGTGATATGTGTTTAGAGTTCAAGTGGAGCCCTTTTTGGTTCTCAATATTTTCTACGAGCCCGTCAGTAAAAAAAACGATCAAATCGCCCTCGTTTAGAGAGATCTGTTTTATCTTGTTTCTATGAGAACTAACGTTTTCAACAGTAATTCAACCTTAATCTAGTAGATGCATGATTTCAGTGAGATACGCAATATTTTGAAGCTTGTTATAATAGCCGTGCACACTTGTATAGGGTGATGTCTATGGCAAACGATTTCCTTAAGATATTTTCGGATGGTTGGGAAAAATTTAAATCAGCAGTTCCTTCCTACGATAGTCCCCATTACAACAAACAGGTTGAGGCCGTCCTTCGTTGCGGCGATCCCATATTTGGTTTTTCTCAATATCTTTGCCTTAATTGCGGCAAGGATAGCCGTATTGTCGCTCACTCCTGCAAGAGCAAATTTTGTTTGAGGTGCGGAAGAGTTGATGGTGAGAACTTCGCTCAGTCTATCGCCGCTAAGCTCTACGAAGATGTAGACTATCGCCACGTTGTGTTAACGATTCCGTCTCAGTTCAGAACGAATTTTTGTAAGCACAGATTTACAGGGGACTTATACAGCGCATTCATATCAATGGGATGGGACTTTGTGAAAAGCTTCATGAAAGAGGTAGCTGGGGTAGTTCTTGAGTGTGGTTGTATAGTTGTGCTTCACACTGTGGGAAGAAAAAGCGATTACAAACCCCATTTGCATATCATGCTGATGTCCGGTGGCATAAGCCCTGAGGGCCAATGGATTTCCTTAAAAAGATTTGATTTTTCTATACTCAATCGAACTTGGAAGAAAACGCTACTAGCTGGTATGAGAAATTGGGACGAACTAGGTGAATTCGAGTCTGTTTTCAGTGAATCTGAGTCAAGGTACAAGGGTTTCTATGCTCATATCGATGTGAATCCTGCTCCAAAGAAAAGGCGTAATCTAATCCGCTATCTTAGCAAATATCTTTGTAGGCCGCAGATCAGCTTAAAGCGCCTACTGCAATATAGTAGCAAGAAAGATGAGGTAGTCTATAAATATAACAGCCATAGCTCTGGAAAAAATGAGATAGAACGCACCAACATCATAAACTTTATTGGTCGGATGGTTCAGCAGATTCTACCACCGAGGTTTAAAAGAATTCGTTACTACGGCCTTCAGTCGCCGAGCAATCGTAGCAGGCTCACGGCAAAGGTTTGTGAAGCGGTGGGCCGGCTGGTATTGCTTCCAGAAATTGAGAGGCGATCTGCGGTTCCAACTAGATCATGCTACAAAGATTTGATAGAGCTTTGGTGGGGTGAAGATCCTTTTCGTTGCAAGGAATGTGGCCATCAGATGGATCTTGCGCGTATCTGGAAGTTTGGAAAGGGTTGGATTTTCAATATATTTGACTTACTGTTTGGCCATGATATTGGACCACCTGGGAATTTGCCTGACTTATGCTATGACTAAAGAAGTCATCGCCTATTCGTGAATGTCTCTTCCAAAGAATCTAAAAGGTGTATAGCTCTTTTGGATGGAAGATTCATTTAGTGAATATAAAAGACGTGATCCAGAGTCGACTATTCTGTACCAGGTTTTGGATCGGAATATGGAGCGGTTTTTTGCAAGCTTAGAAAGTAACCCCGATCAGAAGTCTCTTCCCTATTTTGTTCGAAAAGAGTTTGAAAAATTCCTAAGTTGTGGTGTGCTGAGGCAGGGTCTTGTCAGATTAAAATGCTCAGATTGCTCTGAATCGATTCTAGTAGCTTTTAGCTGTAAGTGCCGAGGATTTTGCCCCTCATGTGCAGGCCGCAGAATGTCAGAGCGGTCGATTAACCTTACGGAAAATGTGATCCCTTTTGTGCCTACAAGGCATTGGGTCTTATCAGTACCCTTTGAGCTTCGTTATTGGCGCGCCACGAGGCGCTGATTGATATCGAGTGAAAGTCTCGAATGGATAAATGGCAGTCCTCCATATCCAGAGCGAGCCTTGCGTACATGGAGGTGACAATATGGACGAAGCGTAGGCAGCGTTAAACACCAGGCCGCAAGCGGTAGCTGAAGTGATTGCGTCCCGTAATGAGTTTCGTTGGAGTGGTCGACGCTTGCAATAAAGCGGAAGACAACATCGGTTAGAGGCGACTTGAAAAGTCAGGACTTATCTAACCAGCACCCCCGGGATCCTAGAGCGTGGCATGGTGTGAAGATCAATCAGTGAACGTCGGAGATCTCATTGGTTCTCCAAGGAATGGAGTAGTGGCCGACAAGCCGACGTAGCGAGGGAGCCACAACGATCAATGAGAAGTCAGATGAGCCGTAGTACTCTGAGTATGGGAAAGCCATGCACATGGGGAAGGGCTCTGGGTAAAATCGCTCTCTAAAGAGAAACGCTATGAGCACAACAAAGCTTGAAAATATGGCGGCAACGAAACTGAAGAGAATATCGAACTTATCGCAAGCAGATTCGAATCAGATTTTTGAGTGCCTTATGCCTCATTACTCTAAGGAGAATCTCATTGCCTGCTTCAACGAGCTTGATGGGAAGAAGGCCGTTGGAATTGATAAACAAACAAAGGAAGACTATGACAAAGACTTAGATTCCAATATAGAAGATCTGATATTTCGAATGAAACGCATGTCCTATAGGCCGCAGCCTGTCCGGGAGGTGTTGATCCCGAAGGAGAATGGTAAATCTCGACCCTTAGGAATCGCTTGTATAGAAGATAAAATCGTTCAGCTAATGACGACCAAATTGCTTGAAGCAATCTATGAGCCTTTGTTCCTAGACTGCTCTTATGGTTTCAGACCAGGACGCAATTGTCATCAGGCCGTTAAATCAGTACACGATCATATTTTTCGCAACCGAATGAACTACGTAATCGACGTCGATCTTGAAAATTTTTTCGGATCAATCGATCATGGTAAACTCTTATCTCTGCTCAGGTTGAAGAAAAAAGATGAAAGGTTTCTCCGTTATATAGCGAGAATGCTTAAATCTGGAATCTTAAGTGAACAAGGACTCAGAGATACTAAAGTTGGTTCAACTCAGGGGTCGATCTGCTCTCCAGTCTTAGCAAATATTTTCGCCCATTACGCGATTGATATTTGGATAAAGCATCAGGTGCAACCAAGAATGGAAGGGCAGATTACAATAGCAAGATACTGTGATGAATTTGTGATTTGCTCCAACCAGGAATTCGACGCCAAGAGGATTATGCTTGTACTTCCCAAAAGGTTAGAACGGTTCTCACTAAAACTAAACGAGGACAAGACGAAAGTTGTGGAAATGCATAAATCGAAGTACAGGCCGTATAGTAAGCCCGGAACCTTTAATTTTCTTGGATTTTTATTTTTCATAGGAAAAACCCGAACAGGAGTTTTGGTACGAGCCATCATGGCTGTAAGTACCGCGTTCTTCATCAAAGTTTTCCTCTTGCTTAGATTGTGAGTTTTGCCCCAGCTTTGCAACCTTGATGCCATTTTTAAGTATATGTAATTATTGATAAAATAACTTGGTCGCTTGTTTAAGAAATGACATTGATGGAATTGTCTGACAAGGCTCTTTGGTAAACTAGCAGATTGGAGTTAGGAAACTCCAATCTGCAAAAATCATTTCAAGTGTGAGGAAAGAGAAATCAA
This window harbors:
- the pyrC gene encoding dihydroorotase, which produces MTKITIKRPDDWHLHLRDGDMLGETVPATARCFKRAIVMPNLVPPVTTGALAMEYRSRITEAIPPGQSFEPLMTIFLTNETTPQTIAEAKALGVTAAKLYPAGATTNSDAAVSQLDYLQGVFEALAENKMPLLVHGEVTDHHIDIFDREKVFIESKLVPIVDRNPDLKVVLEHITTKEAAEFVLAASDRVAATITPQHLLLNRNDLLVGGVRPHNFCLPVLKRNTHQEALRKAVASKTHKIFLGTDSAPHEKSKKENACGCAGCYSAWSGIELYAQIFEDLGILDHLEAFASINGPKFYDLPINSDTITLEKSAWQIPKEIILPNGRPIVPFFAGETVAWRLVDGSK
- a CDS encoding transposase gives rise to the protein MANDFLKIFSDGWEKFKSAVPSYDSPHYNKQVEAVLRCGDPIFGFSQYLCLNCGKDSRIVAHSCKSKFCLRCGRVDGENFAQSIAAKLYEDVDYRHVVLTIPSQFRTNFCKHRFTGDLYSAFISMGWDFVKSFMKEVAGVVLECGCIVVLHTVGRKSDYKPHLHIMLMSGGISPEGQWISLKRFDFSILNRTWKKTLLAGMRNWDELGEFESVFSESESRYKGFYAHIDVNPAPKKRRNLIRYLSKYLCRPQISLKRLLQYSSKKDEVVYKYNSHSSGKNEIERTNIINFIGRMVQQILPPRFKRIRYYGLQSPSNRSRLTAKVCEAVGRLVLLPEIERRSAVPTRSCYKDLIELWWGEDPFRCKECGHQMDLARIWKFGKGWIFNIFDLLFGHDIGPPGNLPDLCYD
- a CDS encoding transposase zinc-binding domain-containing protein, translated to MERFFASLESNPDQKSLPYFVRKEFEKFLSCGVLRQGLVRLKCSDCSESILVAFSCKCRGFCPSCAGRRMSERSINLTENVIPFVPTRHWVLSVPFELRYWRATRR
- a CDS encoding SpoIIE family protein phosphatase, with amino-acid sequence MTVENVSSHRNKIKQISLNEGDLIVFFTDGLVENIENQKGLHLNSKHISRIIDTTRNAADNCQAIIARYNELNQTELQEDDLTVLVIKWDMTIESAKTA
- a CDS encoding M12 family metallopeptidase, producing MKRSSLLCGAFTLLGLACHRSEPSALDGVVALNFKWQDPSRIPVCFINPEQASGYDTLLEDLETKVRTEYEKTSQVRFVSWGECSELTAETRDNTVRIYLDRDDSFSIGGGVSLVGATRGNQLDDCEDCTMRIGINHYDKPWGKTATLSTAVHEFGHAAGLYHEHERADRSDVCQTGGIRHTRVKDESSSIRYIDEYDPDSIMNYCADRDITSLSPSDIRALDYLYGAIKTFDQNAFTYLNGVLPVANYFRSSQDAGFLGMEIPEAYRGKTIMAQASFAIFSGCARVGLVSMDTPNQEPLAIGDEEQCTNWIQPFALELTVPDEGRFAFGIILNKGVGSIPIEIAYENLDFLSNVDAPPSTDEQD
- a CDS encoding succinylglutamate desuccinylase/aspartoacylase family protein — encoded protein: MSDNFEIGGIAVPIGQRKAIDLHLGRLYDYTELTLPVEVIRGVEPGPTFFISGAVHGDELIGTAIVKKIINDKRVKKLKGTLLAIPIVNVFGFNNLSRYLPDRRDLNRCFPGTSKGSLGSTIANLFTNEILKKCQYGIDFHSGAIHRSNLPQIRISFERDSDKDLAEAFGAPVVLNSKLRDGSLRDTASDHGVQTLLFEGGEALRLNEGVIRFGVNGAFAIMEKIGMLPPGSHRPVSRSYVAHSSYWVRAPSAGMIRLTRNLGSKVREGTLLGQLTDAFGHTVRKVIAPSEGVVIGISKLPLVNKGDALFHIATFEDSDLVRRLASELNDIGDDLYV
- a CDS encoding reverse transcriptase domain-containing protein, giving the protein MSTTKLENMAATKLKRISNLSQADSNQIFECLMPHYSKENLIACFNELDGKKAVGIDKQTKEDYDKDLDSNIEDLIFRMKRMSYRPQPVREVLIPKENGKSRPLGIACIEDKIVQLMTTKLLEAIYEPLFLDCSYGFRPGRNCHQAVKSVHDHIFRNRMNYVIDVDLENFFGSIDHGKLLSLLRLKKKDERFLRYIARMLKSGILSEQGLRDTKVGSTQGSICSPVLANIFAHYAIDIWIKHQVQPRMEGQITIARYCDEFVICSNQEFDAKRIMLVLPKRLERFSLKLNEDKTKVVEMHKSKYRPYSKPGTFNFLGFLFFIGKTRTGVLVRAIMAVSTAFFIKVFLLLRL